The Tubulanus polymorphus chromosome 3, tnTubPoly1.2, whole genome shotgun sequence nucleotide sequence TCACCCCATAGCCCGACCCTACCAGTAAATCACCCATAGCCCGACCCTGCCAGTCGCCCCTGACCTGCAAATTTTGCTCTCCTAAGCTCAGAATACGTTCATTTGATGAGTCTGGTTATGAACAAAATATGAGATGTTGTGCTTCATTGATGTATCGTTTGTTGGATTTAGACGCTGAAATCACCACGAGCTCTTCACTTGAAGTTGAAAGGATTTTTGCCCATCCTCCCCCAgggagggattcgaacctgatgacatcgagattgccacggttcaagtccaagttcaaatttatttcacagaaagcaTGACAGGCTATGTACACAGgttgagagaaaacaaacaataaaatttacaattttttttaaacaaagcacaattataaaaagagagagagagaacagtaGCTTTCAGTGTGGGCCAAGCAAAGCCTTTAGGCCGCTGTCGCAAGCACCCAGGGAAAAAAACGAAAGGGAATGAAGAAACAAAGGGGAAGGAAATGAGagttgatgatttttgatgatttcagGAGAGTTTAAATGAGTAAGCTAGAGGGTTTAGGAGAGTGAGCAATTATAAAAATTAGGGTTATTACATTGATGGATATCATTGTAGGCGGAGGTGAGATATGGTCTgagtttacgttttaaattttgtttgcttGTTTGTAGGATGTCATTGGAAAAAGGTAGTTTTCGCCAGATGTTTGAAAGAATGTTTTGAGGTGAATTTTGATGCGGGGTTGGCggtgtttgttttgaaaataaagaatatgcGTGCTCTAATCATATACggtatagactggttgcctgtcccattcaattgtaattgaagatagagaccggtaaccagtctaaatTGAAGAAGacaccggtaaccagtctaataTAATTATACGCCACCTACCGCCGCAGTCCggaaaccagtctaagatGCTCGGTTAATCTCAAGGTCGTCGTGCAGATTTTTTACTCCTagaaattttaattttcataacGCAGTATATCTTTGTTTTGACGACTCAAAGCAAGATAAGAATAAAATCTACGTACAATAAATGTGTCAATTGTGAAAAGTATGATGAATTATTGACGCCGAAATATGCCGATATATGTTTTTTACTGAAAACTTAAAGTTGCAGTCAATAAAcgatttgaatttgttgatgATAGAAAAGATCACTGCAGACATAGAACTGAAGATGACATCCTTAACCGACTGAATGAATGCTGTAACAACCAACAACCAAGATTTTGGCAAAAACATTTTAGCCAATAACCAAAGTCAGTCTGTcataagaaaatgaaatgcagTCCTCCCGACCTCGTGACTGCGGTAAGTATTTGATTTAGAGGTCCCAAGCATATGAAATTGCTCATATTTACTGAGCTGTTCTATACAACCTGTTAATGCCTGCAAATTATACCTTCAACCATTTTAAGCAGCAGATTTGATACCTACATAATAAGCATAGATATACTACATATTTCTATAGTACTACTTGTCTCGttatttataattattttctactCAAATGTGTACCAGTACAGCTTCTTTAAAATTGTTCTTGCAGATGCGATTCTAGAGCCACTGAATCTTAGAACCACAGCTGTGAAGACATCAGTGAATGTTAAAACTGAAGCTGATTTCTGTGAATGTTTACTATGCGATGCAGCTTACAGTGCCGATGATAAGCAcagaaatgatttattgaaacattttttggaaAGTCACAAACTTGTCATTGCTGAAGTTCCTATGATAGCAGATTTTGTAAGGTGAATGTTCAGTTTACTATAAAGCCAGTGTTATCTAGATGAAGatcattgaaaaattgattaattttgcTGTAATATCTCATCTCTTTTCCATTCTAGTTACATTGCCTACTGGAAGGAACGCTTAAAGTGTACTCAATTAGAAGAAATATGTTCAGTTATAAAGTCAAACTGTGGAGCCAATGATATAGGTTAGCCTTGACTGTCTACAGGGAAACCGAGTTTAAAAAATCTCTAGGctgaaaatatcttattcGTGGACACTTCTTATTTAGGTTTGcctgaaaaatattatctTTTGGCTGATATTTTACCTGAAGATAAATCACTGAGACAGAATCTTCAGCGTAAGAAACTGGAATGTGTTTTAGAAATTCAGCAAAAGGAGCGCGAAAATGAGACATTTACTCATGGTTGTTTGTTCTGTAAAGAGCACTTCACTGGAAACAGGTGAAAATCACTTTTTTTCTGCATTGTCATTTCCAGTACATTTAATACCAGTATTTAGCTGACCGGCCATATGAATCCAGGGTCTGATTTTCTCTTATCAATTTCAGAGCAACTCTTTTCAACCACATGGCACTAGACCACAATTTTAACATTGGCAAGCCTGACAACATAGGTAATAAGGTAATCTGTAAAAATTGCAGAATGTCAGAAATCAGTATGAACTTAgctgtatttatattttagtaTTTGCTGAAGAGTTTCTGGATCTGTTGCAAGAAAAACTTACCAAGTAGGAATCATATTCCTTTTCTTATTTCTTATTATGCTTATTCGTGtgcaattttaaaaaaagcaaaaactaCATGTATCTATAATCCTCTcttcaaaattaaaatctgaACTAATGAATCATAATTTGTTATAGTTTGCAGTGTTTGTACTGCGAAAAAGTCTTCAAAGACAGAGCAACGTTGAAGGAACACATGCGGAAAAAACAGCATAAAAAGATCGATCCACGAAATAAGATATACGATAAATTCTATGTCATCAACTACCTAGTAAGTAAATGAACGGGGTTTGtgtgaatatacatgtattgatTGAGTTTTGCTCGATGTTTATCGTTTAGGAGTTGGGTAAGAATTGGGAAGTGATTCAAGCTGAAATTGATGCACCCGCTATACATTCAGatactgataatgaaaatgatgagtaAGTTACTGCGAGGAAAAGGAGCGATCCAAGCTTCTCCAACATCTATTTGTAAATGATGATCTCAAAGCTTTGATTATATAACTTCGAGTTGATCTGAATGAATTACAGGGATTGGAATGATTGGCAGGAAGAAGGTGGAAATGATGCAGTCTGCTTGTTTTGTGATGAATCGAAGACTACAGGGGTAGCACTGCTTCACCATATGAAGGTAATCAATGAATATTCCAACTCTGTAAAGGATTACCGGTACCAAATAATACAAAACGCCATacttttttctcttttcaggaaattcattgttttgacaTGCAGAAATTTATAAGAGAACAGAAACTATACTTCTATCAGAAATTAAAGCTAGTCAACTACATAAGACGACAGGTATGAATTTGGAAATCTTAATGAATGTAGTTTCATTCTTCGATTATCTGCATCTTTCATCATTATGAATTCCTGGCATTGGTTGTTGCTGCATTTTCCTTCAGATTCATCAATGTCTGTGTATCTTCTGCTCTGTGAAGTTCGACACGAAACAGAAGTTGATGACCCACATGGTCGATACAGgacatatttctacaattccAAGTCAGGAAATATGGGACTTACCTCAGTAAGTTGTACTGAAAAGGAAAAacttcaattgaaattcacCTTTTCTCATCGCATTGGAAGTTCATATGTGTTAATTTGTTTATCATTTTAGATATTATTTCCCGACTTATGAGAAtgataatttactatatagTTTGGAGGATaacgatgaagatgatgatagtGATGAGGAGGATATACAAGTACCCGAGGCTTTTATCATTGGTGAAACAATACCCAGCGTTAATGGAATATTAATGGACAAAAATGTTAGAGATGAAATTCTTAATACATAGCAATTCGCGTATTTTGAAAGGCTGGGTTACTATGTGAATGATTTTTGGCGCACAGATTCCTatgatgaaatgataaaaattattaAGGTGTATACAATATTATCTATTATTTGCATATTGTTGATTTTGTACGAAATTGAATAAAGCTGTTAAAATGCAATCCATGAAGATTATTGCTTGAATTTCTCGATTTGAGGAAAGAAAGAAATGATATCTCTCTTCAAGATTTACGTACTTGCAATTGCATTTAACTTGCGGGTTAAAAGGAAATTCGATAAT carries:
- the LOC141901776 gene encoding zinc finger protein 277-like; the encoded protein is MQSSRPRDCDAILEPLNLRTTAVKTSVNVKTEADFCECLLCDAAYSADDKHRNDLLKHFLESHKLVIAEVPMIADFVSYIAYWKERLKCTQLEEICSVIKSNCGANDIGLPEKYYLLADILPEDKSLRQNLQRKKLECVLEIQQKERENETFTHGCLFCKEHFTGNRATLFNHMALDHNFNIGKPDNIVFAEEFLDLLQEKLTNLQCLYCEKVFKDRATLKEHMRKKQHKKIDPRNKIYDKFYVINYLELGKNWEVIQAEIDAPAIHSDTDNENDEDWNDWQEEGGNDAVCLFCDESKTTGVALLHHMKEIHCFDMQKFIREQKLYFYQKLKLVNYIRRQIHQCLCIFCSVKFDTKQKLMTHMVDTGHISTIPSQEIWDLPQYYFPTYENDNLLYSLEDNDEDDDSDEEDIQVPEAFIIGETIPSVNGILMDKNVRDEILNT